The following DNA comes from Acipenser ruthenus chromosome 58, fAciRut3.2 maternal haplotype, whole genome shotgun sequence.
gtgctgattgtggaAAGAGATTCAGTTGTTTATCACAGCTGGAAATtcaccagcgtgttcacacaggagagaaaccttatcactgtaatgactgtgggaagagattcacacagttaggaagtcttcaatcacaccagcgcattcacacaggagagaaaccttatcactgcactgagtgtgggaagagtttcacacagttagtaaatcttcaatcacaccagcgcattcacacaggagagaaaccttatcactgcactgagtgtgggaggagtttcacgctgttgcaaaatcttaaaatccaccagcgagttcacacaggagagaaaccttatcactgcacggAGTGTGGGGGGAGTTTCACCCTGTTGCaaaatcttaaaagacaccagcgcagtcacacaggagagaaaccttatcactgcacggAGTGTGGGAAGATATTCAGTCGTTTATCAAGCCTCACAAGacaccagcacagtcacacaggagagaaaccgcatcGCTGTTCTGATTGTGGGAAGAACTACGGTCGTTTATCAAGCCTTAAAAGGCACCAGCACAGTCACACAgcagagaaacctcatcactgcactgaAAATGGGAAGAAGTCCAGTCATTTCCTGGGTTTTGAAGGACACAAAATAATTCACAGAATTTCAGCCACTTTAACACCAGGAGTAAGTCTgactaaaatacagaaatatttactgaaaacaaaataataaaacttgcTTGATTAAAGCGTTACTCCTAATCACTTCAGATCAAAAACGTTTACTCACGGATGGAAAATATGAACCATTACATCTTGTTTGGGTCCATTCATCATGTTGTTGACCATTCTGATTTTGTTATGTCACATTAGCAATCTGAAATATTAATTTTGTCTCCTGCATTGCTGAGTCACTCAGTTTGAACATTAGGATTATTATATGTAACTCCCCATTGGTGACCAAGTCTCCAGTTCTTTCAAGTCAattattagttgtttatttagcagatgccttacagaggcgacttacagaggctagggtgtgtgaactatgcatcagctgcagaatcacttacaattacgtctcacccaaaagacggagcacaaggaggttaagtgacttgctcagggtcacacaatgagtcagtggctgaggtgggatttgaaccggggacctcctggttataagcccttttcttgaaccactggaccacacagccttctatcaATGCTAAGCTGTGGTCATTTCTGAACTTCACATCTCAAATATAGTTTTGTTGTCGACAGGCTCTGACTGCAATATAACAACCCCTGTGACGGGAGGTTTGTGCTGGCTATCGGGCGCATGTGTGATCCTGCGGAGGGGGATCGCCTGCCAATCATGCTGATGACACAAAGAGGAAGCTCTGACCGGAGAATTGTCAGAGACGCCTACGGACGGAGAATAAAAAGAAACTGCCGGTTCCGGATACAGCAGCTGGTAGAGAACCAGAAATCAGCAGAGAGTCGGAAATCAGCAGAGAATCGGAAATCGGCACTGAGTCAGAAATCAGTAGAGAAACAGAAAAGCAGATATGGCTGAAGATGCCATCTATACTATAAGTTATCACATACCCATGCTGCTAAAGTAGAGTCCCTGGGACGTTATTTATTTTAGCTCATGGGGGATCTGGGCAACCCCACTGAAGTATTGAGGGAATAGGAGAACATCACATAATCCCGTACCTCGCAGGTTAGCGGAGGTGGCGAAACCCTGCTTATAGCAgcacttttctttgtagttttgtttgtgttttattttcctttttttctttcatcgTTTGGCTTTGAACTTTACGTTTGCTTTCTAGCATTTGCAAACCATATTGTAATGTATGCATATGGTTTATTTTCTGAACTGTGCAGCGTGTTCAGTGGTGAATGTCTATCTTTTAGCTTGCTAACCTGTTGGGTTGGGTTAGTTATTTTTACATGATTACACTTGGCTGCCAAagaacaggaacagtgtgcctcggactggatgggttggcaattcattccaggggaaatcggaagtcggccatccagaaagggagcggagtcacaataccagaagtcatcgccttaatgcggtcgGTGATGTGGCAAtcgtggattggaggaaaaacgaTTGCACTCTCTACCGAAGGGgccgtgactgagggtatatcaggggatgtggcagaGCAAtcttccttttgttatggttgtgaaaagACCTGTAAAGTACGTGCGAGTGAAAAATAACTGTGTTTTCTATAACCTCTGTCTATTAATTGTCACATTTGTAATTTATAACTAAAATTCGGGAGCTGTCACTATCAGCCAGCACCAACCCCGagctacactgcactactgtttcactgaTTGCTGTgtaattcaccacttgcactaggagctCTCGCTGTTGGAtattgtgatcgtgtgtgtatattattatttcaggactgaaccccgtggttttaactgtgccatacacatcgttgtgtagggccagttattttattatttttccttcAAGCAACCATTCAAgtaaaagagctgtttttcactgtgaactgtcttgtgtctgttattcctgagcactgcaaaccactgtgccacatactgttatttacaaaaacatagaTAAAACACTGATCTGATTAAACTGTTAACACTGAACATTAGTAAACTTACTGAGTAAAttctacacattttaaaagaagcaacatcaatcttttcagttttttgtgtttctgttttttgccCTGTAGTCACCACcgccctgctatttaaatatgtaaatttgCCATGTGCGCTTAACGCTCAGTCAGAAGCTGGCTGAGTTTTATAGAATTAAACTCGTCCAGCAGAAAGGAATCGTACACCAgtacggctgtggttttatttgaaaggagattcaacagTGTTGATTCGATTGCTAAGTCGCAAAGTACTACAAACTGGTAAAAAATGGCGTTGTACGCCATTACAGGAGTTTTcttaccccagtttgaaaaccactgctccaGAACAATGAAAAGATTAGGAGGGGGGAGGATTTGATTGATTGCCTTGCTGTCTGAACTGATATAAGTTACAAATAGAAACAATCCCAATGGTGTATATACAGTTATGGGGTAATGGGGATTCTCCAGGTGTAGATGTTTGCCAGTCCATGTTGGAGTCTGGCAGGTTCCATATGCGTGCTTCTGTATGTCTTGTTGCTCTACAGTAATACATGAATGATAAGTTAGGCAACAGCGgtttatttgttctttttaaactCCTTTCCATTTCCTGTCTGCTTCGTTCTGCTGTACCACACTTTATTTAGTCTCTTTGctcatgtgtgttttgtattggtGTTGTTGTCTGGACATGTTTGTGTATTGCTGTTGATTGAGTTGGATAAGAGGCTGCTTTCTGTTTGTTCTGTGTAACCTTCCTCAGATGAGGTGGAATCATCcccaacacaaaacaaagacaaatgacaGTCAATTATTTATCAAATAAATGATGTCAATATTATGATTAAGTGTCGATGTGCTAAATGGGTTGTACCAGGACAAATCACCCTGAAGAATATTAGATTTAACACCACCAGCTCCGATTTAGGGTTGTTGATGGCAAAAAAATAtgcggaaaatatgcaaaaataatttgataatatattttactgttaaattGCATAGAAAACATAGCGCTGTAGGAGCCAACATGGCTAATCCAGAATCTACGCAGAATTATCTCTGTGAACACACCCTGGGATTAGGGTGTTTCTGTAGCACCCAGACACGCCTACTGCTAGCGACACTTTCATTTAATTCCAGGAAAATGCAGGGTGGTcaaacgtttgtttgtttttttgttgtttttttaaaaaaaagagttccCAAATGTTGTTGGCCAGCTGCCAGGCTCCTTGCAAACCGCAGCCCAATTAACTCGACACATCCTCAACTCAACTGCCAGTGTCAGTCGcgcactgtctgaaataaaccttgaagcatcccacttacttcaaatgcaaaaaggggatgaaatgcattttaatttgcaGCAAATCAACGTGTAAAAGGGGCTAAATAAATACTCATTACTGTGGTATGATTTTAGCCGAGGCACGCGCCTCGGGTGCCTGCCTACGGCCTTGCAAACAGGTTATTATCAATAGCTCATGGATATAGAAGGCTTCGGCTGGACACGCCCATGGCAGCAGCAGTATGCAACCCGGGCGGCCATATTGCCTAGGTAAGGAACCTCATTCTCTATAAGGCAACACATAGGAGTGGAGACAGAGAAGAGGTGTTTAGTTGTGGTTTAAACTTTGACTTGTTCCAGTAATACAGTCACTAACATTACGTGAAGATATTGATTTACGAAACGGCTGTGTTTTGATTGTTAAATAAAACCCCAGATTGAAGGGGGGTAATAGAGGAGGTCTGACAGCTAATGAACAGCTTAGGAGACTGACTTttttacaacccccccccccccccccccccaaggcttTTTGATTTTGTCatattactaaataaaataaatacacccgACTATTTCGACTCTATCCTCATGATTGACTTTTTTTATAGTGAAGTATAACTACCATAGATATAAAAAGGTTCTATATCTATGAtaactactaatatgtcatttttTTCCCAAAAGTAATAAGTTATAATACTTTATAATACAaatactaatttatttatttggaatggTGGATTACAATTTGATAGACAATCAAAACAAACCCGAGATGACATTGCTTCCATATCtattttatcatttacaaacaaacCGAAAAGTGTTTCCTATTCCCTTTAAAGGTCTgcatctcctctttccaatgacgTATCGCAAGCAgagctgtctctcacagtgcctgagtaaaaagatttaaagggcCTGGTCACCAGCGGGACATTGAACATTggtattaaactgcagttacaaagtgattttattaaatgtaatcttaaacAGCACTTACAATGCGATTCTGCATCTCTGTTGAAAATATCACAAAAATGTTGTTAAAAAGGGCAATTTGCATTTTATTGttacaaaacacactgctcaGATGCCAGTGTTGCTAACAGAAAAACTAATTATAATCCTTAACACTTAATTCATGAAACACAAGAAAGTAATAAACCTGATaatcaatatatattttgatttttttttttaaatcaatcttcATTTAACAGAAACGAAAGCTTCACGCATATTGTTTTAAATTCTGCTAGATGTCACAGAGCGCTAACATAATGAAATTGGAAATACCAAACCCAGTAAGAGCTTTTCGATGAACAACCCCAAGCAAAATAATGACAATccagcatttatttaaataataaaaaagagcatACCAGGTACGTCCAACAGCTAGGGTTTAAGCGTTATTTATTGCTGCActcacagtatacagtatatttaaatgctCATTCACCTTGTATTACAGACTGACACGTTTGGTATGCATTCTGGGACCTGTAGTTCAAACtggatatatagatatatatatttaaggaTCTCAAATCAATCATAattttcaagcattcaaaattctaaaaggtattaacaatgtAGAACCAaagaacttttttgacctgaaaaaagaaacaaggacaaggggtcacaaatggagattagataaaggggcattcagaacagaaaataggaggcacttttttacacagagaattgtgagggtctggaaccaactccccagtaatgttgttgaagctgacaccctgggatccttcaagttgCTTGAttggattctgggatcaataagctactaacaaccaaacgagcaagatgggccgattggcctcctttcgtttgtaaactttcttatgttcttatgtccttgTTGAAAAACAAAGCTGGAATGCAGTTGTAACGTGTAGAGTTGCAGGATGTAGCGGCGAGGAGTCTTCTTCAGGATGAAGATACGTACGATGCTTGAATGGGTCCCCATTGCAAGCGAAGGCTCAATGGTTACTTCATGGCGAGATGAGTCCGAATCCAAGAGTCCAAACAGAACAAGTTAATACATGTTTCTCTTTAAATATAGCGCCCAAGGAAGAGTTTACTTTGGTGATCCAATCACTTCCGGGTAAGACCAGGAAGCTAATCCCTGACCGAAATCAGTCCTTTCATTTGGCTTTCAAAGTTTAAATGACACTTTCTTTTACACAAGCAATGTGTGTCATTAACACGGGGAGCGACCCTCCTCcatggagagaaagagagagagagagagagagagagagagaccaggatTCAAAGCATTTATAGAACAAAACTAGTTATATTGATCATAGAATGATAAAAATGTCAGTTTCATTCTCCTAACTAAATTACTGTTACAAGCATGTTAAACACGttataaaataattaaagtaaaataatgtaagaattattttcactttaaacttcattgaaacacaataaacatttcaactGTATTTGGGTAACATACTTAAACAACTCTTAAACTTGTGTACGCAAGATTTGTTAAAATGCTTCTAAAACCAATTTAAATCAGATATTACTTGTTTGTTACGTTTCAATCTGATAGTTTTAGTAAATCTAAAACCCTGAGATTGTTAAACAAGTTCACATTATGCCCTTGTaaaggtttgtttttcattaaacttttaaaataaggACAAACGTTCCATGTTTCATGGTAACAATTCAAGTCATGGGAGAAAGTCATGGCACCTCGTAACCACCAGGTGTCGTacttcttaaccctttataggAAGAAAATGGTATATTGGCTTTCAGACAGACATTCTTAATTAACAGATATGAATCAGCTATCAAGAAACAGCAAGTAATCAAAACTAAAACCAGTTTAGATCTGTACAACCCCATTACTAATATCTAGTCCTTTGAATTATACCTAGAATGTTATGGGAGAAGGTTGGGGGAAGGcaaacttaattaacatcacagtATCTTAAGCCTCATAGTTTcagatttcaaatgtcatttttacaaagtacattcaattacaactatGAATTTCTCCCACACCGTATgggttgaatatacagacttctcaggggttggaggcactcggctTCACCTCGTATCACACAACGCCCCGAAGCGTCTGTATATTCAATGTACACAGATACCCTCTCAGCATTATTGCATACTAGaaatgtactttataatgtaACGGCTTCAGAACAGTTTACTATTGATAGATCTGTATCATCTGTAGACATTAACCACAGTTTTTATATTAAGATGCTGTTTAAAAACTGGAATTTTGGAGTGCAGGtgtacacacactcacattctgcCTAAACTTTCACAACTTGCAATTGTGTCTTTAAAGAGAACAGGAAGACATCCAAGACTTCCCACAGCGTGTTcagcgataaggtttctctcctgtgtgaattcacggatgtatttcaatgtgtttgactgactgaaactcttcccacagtcagcacagacatttggtttctctcctgtgtggattcgctggtgtatCTGCAAGCTGTCTATGAGGCTGAAATTCtattcaaaatcagaacagtgataaggcttctctccagtgtggattcgctggtgtcttttcaaatTGCTTGACAggctgaagctcttcccacagtcagcacagacatgtggtttctctcctgtgtggattcgctggtgaagcTTCAGGTTTTGTAAatatctgaaactcttcccacagtcagcacagacatgcagtttttctccagtgtggattcgctggtgaagtttcaggttttgtaaatctctgaaactcttcccacagtcagcacattcataaggtttctctccagtgtgaattcgttggtgtttgTTCAAATATCTTAACTGACAGAAACTCTTCCCGCAGTCAGCACAGATATactgtttctctccagtgtggatttgcTGGTTCAATTTAAAGTTGcctgactgtctgaaactcttcccagtcagcacagtgatatggcttctcttcTGTGTGAATTAACTGGTGGTTTTTAAGATGTGCTAACCGATTGAAACTTTTCCCACATTTACTACACAGATGCGGTTTATCTCctgtgtggatttgctggtgtatttttaaactgaatggctgactgaaactcttcccacagtcagcacagacatttggtttctctccagtgtggatttgctggtgaCGTTTCAGGCTTTGTGAccatctgaaactcttcccacagtcagcacagacatatcgtttctctccagtgtggattcgctggtgaagtttcaggttttgtaaatcTCTGAAACCCTTTCCACATTCTGTACAGGACAGAGAGTCCTGCAAGCTGCTTCTTTTAAAATGGTTACCCTCCTCTTCAACATGGACAGGGTCTAGTTCAGGaagctcctctttaatgtggacaggctccatctCTGAATCCTGCCTTTCACAAGGATAACCCAGCTGTACCTTCAGAACTCGCAGGTGGTGTTTCACGGTGCTGTGGTGTCTGAAATCTGCCCCGCATTCATGACAgttatatggagtctttccagtgCCTGTTAGCTGCTGTCCGTTCAGGATTCCTGACTCCCTGAAAGTCTTCACACATCCAGCACAGTGATGCAGAGTCTTTCCAGGAGATGTTTCAAGGTTTCCTTCAGGATTAAAACTCTCCCCACATCCAGGACAAGGAAGATAGCCCTGCAGGCTGCTTAAGGGTTTAGAATTGAGAATAACCCTTTGAATacggactgattctagtacaggactctcctctttaatagggactgattctagtacaggactctcctctttaatatggactaaTTCTACTGCAGGACTCTCCGAtttaatatggacaggctccaTTGTTGAATCTTCTCTTTCACAAGGATAACCCAATATTGTCTTCTGAACaaatttcctaaaaaaaaaaaaaattcaacctgTTACAATCCCTTTGTTAAATTCTATGAACTTGACTTACCAACTCCAGACTCCATTCATTACCATGTTCACAAATGTGCTGTACTGAGTGAGATGAAGGAGAGATGGACGAAAATCAAGgaaacaaagacagttctaaaCAGAGAAATATTCAAATATGTTCAGATATGCTTATAAAATTACAGCATTTCTTTCACacaagacaaaggttattgtagaAAAGTTTGACAGATTTGATAATTTAGTTTCCTCTTAGTACAATGAAAGATTTGCATGTATACTTTTTGGTGCTTGTAAGCACCCACAGAACTAATCATGTGGGTGGGTCTCAACTAAGTGTCTGTTAGCATAAAAACTTCGGGTGGGGATCGTtctgggcgactgcaacgccatgctacacagaggggcgctgcatacactcaggaggagagagtccgctctgcaggaaccaCAGCTAcacaaccctgaaactgcaaacggtgcttgtgaaggcaatgcccggccgtgtgaagcagcaggagtcgttgtatgaataccgacTCATCAGTAGGTTaattaggggattgtgatcccatgtgatgtatagcgaagGTTACgcagtgtagccggttcctggagcgggacgccttgtttacaaggctagcgctcgccctctggggcaccttttatttgtagtttttgtactgttttattttgccttttgtacagtcttctgtgtcctctgtgcattggtagcgtcacatgaccagccaagcagcaggctgtcggtgtcagtgttcaccagcagagggcgacaaAGGAACCAAAAGAACACAAGGTGCTGTGGCAATCGCAAAGACTGTGAGGCGGGCGCTAAAGGAGCATCCTCACCTGTTGTTCCTGTGTGGACCACACGGGGTGCGGTCTTTTTGGTACCAAGAGATATACTACTTGGAAGACTTACCTGTTCACCTAGAAAACGATTGCAAACTACATTTCCCGacagcccttgtggattataaagaaagtgaacaAGTGACAATTACCTGGTGAGACTTTCTGTTCCGAGACCAGATTTACTGTTACCAGCAGTGACTGGATGGAACTTTGACTGGACTCTGTTTGCTAAAGCAATACgtttttccttgcaacgaggacagctcgtgcaagcAATAGAGAGGAAGTGAAATTAgtgggcaggttttcttttgttttgtttattttcataaacgttcTGTTGAGTCTTTTGAACTTTGTTTAAGGAAATAATAAAACTGCCTATTCTTCAACCTCACAAACTGCCTCGGTGTCACCTCTCgtgctgccagttggctaccacattaaaatacagaacatacacaggaggctgtgtggtccagtggttaaagaaacaggtttgtaaccaggaggtccccggtgtTGAGAACACTCTTAAGAGACACCAGCAAGCATACTTTGCAATAACCAAGACTAGAAAAGACAAAGGCGTGTACTAACTTCTCGGCATCAGACAAAGACAGGATAGAACGTAATCGGGCAATATTACGTAAATGAAAAAATGACAGCCTGGTGACATTCTGCACATGGGACGCAAAGGCTAGACTAGGGTAAACAATAATACCAAGACTTCTCATTTCAGAGCTAGACCTAATCTCAAGCCCATCAATAACCACACTACAGTTGTCGAGTTTACTCAATTAATGCTGAGAGCCAAGTACCATTACTTCAGTCTTATCACCATTCAACTGTAAAAAGGTATGTTGCATCCATAGTTGAATTTCTGTTAAGCAATCTGCAAGTCCAGAGACAGTGAAATCAGTGCCAGGTTTAGTCTGCAGGTAAATTTGAGTATCGTCAGCATAAGAATGAAAAGTGACACCATGATGACAAATTATCTGGTCGAGTGGTAGCATATAAAtgctgatgtaacttaaaaaaggatggtgagtaagtagattcaagaaactgcacagagtccttttcttcaatcagttgttaggtttattgaaatatgcagggagtctggtcccaggtacaggacaaacagaatactcgttcttacaattgttgcatgacattaaatacccttctgcataggtgtctgtctctctcctcctctttctctgacacttaaccaatagaaaaggtacaactcattatcctgttaccatatatttcatttagtgtgagtgtgtgtgtgtgatgtgtgtgtgtctgtgtgtgtagcctagtgtgacgacctctgaactcagtgcattcttcagacccctggtgcctcaaaaaggtccatacatctggtttttgtcatcttccttgttcctttCTCTCCTTTTTGCCttagaccctttgagtccagtggcattatcacttactctccctgtgaacctttgggtccaacggcagtccctgggagccttttagctcctttatgctttgtattcccaaaagtcttagagcctggcaccttctggtccacagcattgttatcttgttagcttgcagtcaatgttggacaagaagcttgtagacacaaggtctcttatcaattgttagcagtacatgcaatttgaaccaaacagtctgctatctgcaatattagtttcttttcagaaaagaacaccagtatagctctgccagtccacatgcgtagcaaactgctaatcaattctcgatccatgttttccaacaaatgCTAAATAAGAAGCCCCAATATACAGCCCTGAGGGACACCAAACAAGTATTGGACTCAAAACCTCCCATTGGCACGAATTGCTTTCTTTCAGACATATGGGATCTGACCCAACGAACAGCAGCACCAGAAATCCCAACACAACTTTCCAAACGGTCAAATGCAGCAGTAAAGTGTAAAAGAACCAGAATGGATAATGGATAATATGATGCTAAGGATTATAATACAGTGACGCCCCTTAATGCTAggaacaaattttaaaaaaacggaAGCAGTCCTACCTGCTGGAACGAGCAAGGAGGTGCCGTTTGGGAGAAGCAGGACGGTCCAGCAGAGCAATGCattttgcttcagttacatctggcATAGCTATGTACATGTTGCAGTGCCTCTGAGCAAGGGAGCtgacaaacttgtaaatacagcGATTAACTGTGGTTTTATGCTCCCCAAACACATTGCTaactaccctgtactcagctgagtaaccctaaccctgcactCAGCTGAGGATGCCAGCCTAGACAGTATCACAGAGCAATCGCCACTCTTTTTCCCACTGGCACAGGAGGCAGTATGTAATTCCTTTTTGGTTGCAGATCTTCCTTTATCAGTTCCGCTATAATGCTGAATTTTGCCGTGGTGACGCAAAATGACTCtatccactgcagatctgtgAAAGAATGATGAAGCACAACCTCTTCCAACCAGCAAGATGGACAAGTATGTGTCCTAACAATCCTTTCGTTAGCCAGTGGCATTAGATAACAAAAGAGttgctggtagaggatgtttggaggttcaagcttccaaaacaaagggaaaacatccactgttcctAATCCAGACAGCCTTTggagcatacgtggaagatgTGTGGCACAGAGGTTTAGAATCCTATGTCTccaccggttttcagccatggtgatctgcaatacctgtattggtagtttcattttatacctcccagTTAATTTTTAATacatgagtcgtaagataaattatgTTAAACGGATTCAgtactaacgacatgacaccccgcaaattacatttaaaaaacaatttaagaacataagaaagtttacaaacgagaggaggccattcagcccatcttgctcgttagtagcttattgatcccagaatctcatcaagcagcttcttaaaggatcccagggtgtcagcttcaacaacattactggggagttggttccagaccctcacaattctctgggtaAAAATGTTTTGGCAAgagtagtaaaacacattattaaccaaatATGCACAGGGTATttagctttattacagcagcttatatTCACATGTGTACCCGTtttctgcgcatggaaaccacattttcacaaaatatcACAAGTAATTTTCAAAAACAGCGTACTTtacacatagctaatttacatatcaacccccacctttcttATTCGTTTGCATGACGTCGCGTGAAAAGCcaggtttactcgagtaaaataaactgagcgaatggaaaccaaaaaaagcattttacacgagacatatTTCTCGAGCTATAAACAACACGCATGGAAAATCCACCATTGTGGTCCATAGTAAACATAAACGTGTTAGTACTGTATGGACACATTAAAAGGACATTAACACACC
Coding sequences within:
- the LOC117407749 gene encoding gastrula zinc finger protein XlCGF49.1-like, with protein sequence MGDAKSSQVAKSGKGNPTGGTPFPCADCGKRFSCLSQLEIHQRVHTGEKPYHCNDCGKRFTQLGSLQSHQRIHTGEKPYHCTECGKSFTQLVNLQSHQRIHTGEKPYHCTECGRSFTLLQNLKIHQRVHTGEKPYHCTECGGSFTLLQNLKRHQRSHTGEKPYHCTECGKIFSRLSSLTRHQHSHTGEKPHRCSDCGKNYGRLSSLKRHQHSHTAEKPHHCTENGKKSSHFLGFEGHKIIHRISATLTPGALTAI
- the LOC131724960 gene encoding zinc finger protein 239-like; translation: MEPVHIKSESPAVELVHIKEESPVLESVPIKEESPVLESVRIQRVILNSKPLSSLQGYLPCPGCGESFNPEGNLETSPGKTLHHCAGCVKTFRESGILNGQQLTGTGKTPYNCHECGADFRHHSTVKHHLRVLKVQLGYPCERQDSEMEPVHIKEELPELDPVHVEEEGNHFKRSSLQDSLSCTECGKGFRDLQNLKLHQRIHTGEKRYVCADCGKSFRWSQSLKRHQQIHTGEKPNVCADCGKSFSQPFSLKIHQQIHTGDKPHLCSKCGKSFNRLAHLKNHQLIHTEEKPYHCADWEEFQTVRQL